The nucleotide window CGCTTATGACAATAATAAAATTCAGCCGGACATAGATATTATTAAGTCTGCCTATTCTTTGCCCCTTGTATTTAAACCTGGTGAAAAGTTCCAGTATTGTAACCTCGGTTACTTTATGCTGGCAGAAATTATAACAAGGGCAAGCGGAATGCCCTGGCAGGATTACATCCACAAGGCATTATTTGTACCCGCAGGAATGCTCAATAGTTACGTTACTGATTTTTATCAAATCATTCCCCGGCGAGCTAACGGATATATGCACTATAAAGACAGCCTTATCAATGCTACAGCTATGTACGCCATACGACCTAGCGGCGGATTTCTGTCTACATCATCCGATATGATTAAATGGGAGCAGGCCATGCGTGATAAAAAAATCATTCTCAAAAAAGCCAGCTGGGAAAAACTATGGCAGCCCCATATCAAAACCTCAGATAAAGCGGACTCAAAAGAATACTATGGGTTGGGCTGGTTTGTAGAAGAATATAAAGGACACCCATTAGTGCAGCACGGTGGCGCTAATATAGGTTTCAGATCGGTCTTCGCCCATTTCGTGAACGATGGCCTCTCGATTATTATTCTTACGAACACCGATGAAGCCAATCCCCGTACCATCGCCAATAAGCTGGCTGATTATTATTTCAGCAAATAAAATATTTTAAAAGATAAGGCCTACCAACTATCGGATAGTATACCTATTGCGAAAATGTCGTCGAAGCGCTTAATAAGGCGGGTGCGGTCGAAGCCGAAAGGCCACATGCTATCCCGAATACGAGTGCTTAAACTGGTGTTGCTTACAGAGTAGAATTTAAGAAGGCATTGTACTTCCGTAAGTTCGTATGGAGCTGTAAAAATAAATCACATTTCTTTGGTGGCGCGAACCACCTCCTTTTTGACGTAAACTTACTTATTTATTCCCTGTTTAAGCAGTAGGTTTGAGTATTAAAAATACTAAATGATTATTTATGGCACTCATTAATCCACATATCAACTTCAACGGAAATGCAGAAGAAGCATTTACCTTTTACCAATCGGTATTTGGCGGCGAATTCACAAGGATCGTACGTATGAAAGATATAGCAGGCGCGGACGTTCCGGTAGCCACGGAAGACGAAAATAAGATCATGCATATTGCCTTACCCATTGGCAAGAACAATACGCTGATGGGAAATGATGTTCCCTCGTTTTTGGGAAAAGTAAACGAAAACGAAAATAGGAGTAAGATCTCCATTAGCGCCGACAGTAAAGAAGAGGCGGACCTGTTATTTAACGGGCTTTCGGCAGGCGGACAAGTGGAGTTTCCTATTGGCGACAGTCCATGGGGCTCTTATTTTGGCATGTTTAGGGATAAATATGGCATTGAGTGGATGGTAGACTTTGCTGCACAATAAAAGTAAATTGCAGTTACCGGCCGGGATGATAGTTTGATCTACATTTACTGTCGCCCGGTCGTTGTATCTTAGAGGTATATATAACCCACTTAAAAAAATGGAAGCTGGTATAAACCTAAAACTCAGGCCCACCACCGTTGCCGACTTGGAGCATTTGTTTTTGTTTCAAACAGATCCCGAGGCTATTTACTTAGCTGCCTTTACGCCTAAAGATCCAACGGATAAAGCTGCCTATATAACCAAATATAAAAAGATATTAGCCGACCCCACTACCAATAATCATACAGTTTTATTGGATAGTAACATTATAGGGAGTGTTGCTAAATTTGTGATGGAAGGCCATGCAGAAATCACTTATTGGTTAGACCAGCAATTTTGGGCGCAGGGCATTGCGACCCAGGCACTGAAAAAGTTTTTGGAAGAAGAGTTAACAAGGCCCATTTATGGACGGGTAGCGTTTGACAATTTTGGTTCTCAAAAGGTTTTAGAAAAATGTGGGTTTGTTAAAGTGGGCTCTGATAAAGGTTTTGCAAACGCCCGTCAAACAGAAATAGAAGAGTATATTTATAAGCTATCCTGATATTGGGTCGATCTTCTTTTTATTTGCTAAAAATGACTATATTAGTAAATTCTTTGGGGAACTAAAATCTCAAAACCCAATTAATATTTAGCTATGAAACTGCGATCCGAATTAGAACCTTATAAGAAGCTGCCAAAGAAATATTTCCAAGACCTTTAGAGGTAGTTTCGCGCTATGACGAGGCCTATTGATTAAATTGACAACGAAAGAGATTGCCAACTAAATACTATCACACAAATCAATTGAACCAGAGCTTTAACCAAGCATACAATGCCGTTTCCACTAGACGTCAAATATATTGTTGAAACAGAAGAGGAACTGGAGGTCTTTTTCCCCGAACATTTTAAAGCCAAAATGATCAAAGAAAACGGCGGACCATTAGCCACCCAATACGATTACTGGCACCTTTATCCATTCTTCGACCAATCCAATCATAAAAGAATCAGCAGAACCTGTAATCATATTGGTTTGGAAACCAGGCTGGCCAGAAACTGGCGCAATTTCCCGGCTGACGCAATAGCGATTGCATCCAACGGAAGCGGCGATCATTTGGTATTGTTACCCATAAGTAAACTTAATAAACAACTAAGTGATGCCATTTTTACCTGGTATCACGAGACGGGCAAAACGGAAAAAGTGGCTGAAAGAATTGATGAATTGTTGGATAAATAATCATCAAAAATGGCTGATATCGTAAAAGTATATTATTTACGACATCATGAAAGATGTCGTAAAATTGAACCATGAAAAATATCGACCTCTTCAGAAAAGATTTTTTAAACGCCAATACCTGGGCACAAAGAAAGGATGGCGTTCCCATCGATGTATTGGATAAACTAACAAAAGAAGAGCTGAAAATAGCGGAAGCAGAGCTGATAAATATCGTAAGCCTCAAAGATCACTGGCCCGTCATCGGGCTGGGATATATCAAATCCAAATCCGCACTGTCGAAATTGTATGACTTGTTAAACAGCGCCGAAGGGCCCATGAAGGTAACCATTGCGCATTCCATTTTTCAAATATGTCGGGATACAAAAATGGCCGACATTGTTTTGAACACGATGCCGACCATTACCAATCCATTTGAGCTGATTGATATCTTGTATTTTCTTCCGGATTTTAAAGACGAAAATATTACTGAACTACATCACAATTATCGTAACCATACCGACTATTTGGTGGCTTATAATGCTACACAGTCTTTGGGGTTGTCAACCGATGAAGTAGTTAAAAAGTTTCGCGACAAAGAATAATAGGAATTAGACCAGTGTCTACTGCTGTAAATACTAACTGTTGCGCTATAGTTCTGCCTTCATTATACTCAGGCATGCACGCCTTCACTAATCTCCTCCACCATCTTCTTATTAAAGGCAGGCAGGTCTTCCGGTGTGCGGCTGGTGACTAATCCTTCATCTACAATTACTTCTTCATCTACCCAATCGGCGCCGGCATTAATTAAATCGAGGCTAATGGCTTTTACCGAGGTCATGCGGCGGCCTTCTACCACGCCCGCGTTGATCAATACCTGCGGACCATGGCAAATAGCTGCTACGGGCTTACCTTGTCCGAAGAAGGCTTGTACAAAACTAACAGCCGCATCGTTTACCCTTAACTTATCGGGGTTTAGCACACCGCCGGGTATTACCAAAGCATCATAATCATCGGCTGATACCTGGTCGACAATTACATCTACAATATATTCCTGCCCCCAGTCTTTATCGGCCCAGGCTTTGATAGTACCTGGTTCCAGGCTTACAATATGAGTGATCCAGCCCTGTTGTTCCAAATGTTCTTTGGGCGATTTCAATTCACTTTCTTCAAATCCATGGGTGGCTAAAATAGCTATTTTCTTGCTCATGATTTCAGTTTTTGAGG belongs to Niabella yanshanensis and includes:
- a CDS encoding serine hydrolase domain-containing protein produces the protein MNKLLLLLLFPIVCFAQVDSTDIIVKQMMEQQKIVGLSLAIIKNGKAIVNKGYGLANAELEVPVDSKTVIRLGSISKQFFTTAILKLMEEGVLSIDDSVHRFFPDAPETWRPIIIKHLMSHTSGLQREGPAYDNNKIQPDIDIIKSAYSLPLVFKPGEKFQYCNLGYFMLAEIITRASGMPWQDYIHKALFVPAGMLNSYVTDFYQIIPRRANGYMHYKDSLINATAMYAIRPSGGFLSTSSDMIKWEQAMRDKKIILKKASWEKLWQPHIKTSDKADSKEYYGLGWFVEEYKGHPLVQHGGANIGFRSVFAHFVNDGLSIIILTNTDEANPRTIANKLADYYFSK
- a CDS encoding VOC family protein; protein product: MALINPHINFNGNAEEAFTFYQSVFGGEFTRIVRMKDIAGADVPVATEDENKIMHIALPIGKNNTLMGNDVPSFLGKVNENENRSKISISADSKEEADLLFNGLSAGGQVEFPIGDSPWGSYFGMFRDKYGIEWMVDFAAQ
- a CDS encoding GNAT family N-acetyltransferase produces the protein MEAGINLKLRPTTVADLEHLFLFQTDPEAIYLAAFTPKDPTDKAAYITKYKKILADPTTNNHTVLLDSNIIGSVAKFVMEGHAEITYWLDQQFWAQGIATQALKKFLEEELTRPIYGRVAFDNFGSQKVLEKCGFVKVGSDKGFANARQTEIEEYIYKLS
- a CDS encoding SMI1/KNR4 family protein — encoded protein: MPFPLDVKYIVETEEELEVFFPEHFKAKMIKENGGPLATQYDYWHLYPFFDQSNHKRISRTCNHIGLETRLARNWRNFPADAIAIASNGSGDHLVLLPISKLNKQLSDAIFTWYHETGKTEKVAERIDELLDK
- a CDS encoding type 1 glutamine amidotransferase domain-containing protein — its product is MSKKIAILATHGFEESELKSPKEHLEQQGWITHIVSLEPGTIKAWADKDWGQEYIVDVIVDQVSADDYDALVIPGGVLNPDKLRVNDAAVSFVQAFFGQGKPVAAICHGPQVLINAGVVEGRRMTSVKAISLDLINAGADWVDEEVIVDEGLVTSRTPEDLPAFNKKMVEEISEGVHA